From a single Mus caroli chromosome X, CAROLI_EIJ_v1.1, whole genome shotgun sequence genomic region:
- the Tfe3 gene encoding transcription factor E3 isoform X1, translated as MSHAAEPARDAVEASAEGPRAVFLLLEERRPAESAQLLSLNSLLPESGIVADIELENILDPDSFYELKSQPLSLRSSLPISLQATPTTPATLSASSSAGGSRTPAMSSSSSRVLLRQQLMRAQAQEQERRERREQAAAAPFPSPAPASPAISVIGVSAGGHTLSRPPPAQVPREVLKVQTHLENPTRYHLQQARRQQVKQYLSTTLGPKLASQALTPPPGPSSAQPLPAPETAHATGPTGSAPNSPMALLTIGSSSEKEIDDVIDEIISLESSYNDEMLSYLPGGTAGLQLPSTLPVSGNLLDVYSSQGVATPAITVSNSCPAELPNIKREISETEAKALLKERQKKDNHNLIERRRRFNINDRIKELGTLIPKSNDPEMRWNKGTILKASVDYIRKLQKEQQRSKDLESRQRSLEQANRSLQLRIQELELQAQIHGLPVPPNPGLLSLTTSSVSDSLKPEQLDIEEEGRPSTTFHVSGGPAQNAPPQQPPAPPSDALLDLHFPSDHLGDLGDPFHLGLEDILMEEEGMVGGLSGGALSPLRAASDPLLSSVSPAVSKASSRRSSFSMEEES; from the exons ATGTCTCATGCAGCCGAGCCAGCTCGGGACGCCGTAGAGGCCAGCGCGGAGGGCCCTCGAGCCGTGTTCCTGCTGTTGGAAGAGCGCAGGCCAGCTGAGTCggcccagctgctcag cCTGAATTCTTTGCTTCCGGAATCCGGGATTGTTGCTGACATCGAGTTAGAAAACATCCTCGATCCTGACAGCTTCTACGAGCTCAAAAGCCAACCCCTATCCCTCCGCTCCAG CCTCCCAATATCACTGCAGGCCACACCGACCACCCCAGCTACACTCTCTGCGTCGTCTTCTGCAGGGGGCTCCCGGACCCCTGCCATGTCATCTTCTTCATCACGGGTCTTGCTGCGTCAGCAGCTTATGAGGGCCCAGGCTCAGGAACAGGAGAGGCGTGAGCGGCGGGAACAGGCAGCGGCCgctcccttccccagccctgcgCCCGCCTCACCAGCCATCTCTGTGATTGGCGTGTCTGCTGGTGGCCACACACTGAGTCGTCCACCCCCTGCTCAGGTGCCCAGGGAGGTACTCAAG GTTCAGACCCACCTAGAGAACCCTACACGCTACCACCTGCAGCAAGCTCGCCGGCAGCAGGTCAAACAGTACTTGTCTACCACACTTGGGCCCAAGCTGGCTTCCCAGGCTCTCACCCCACCACCAGGGCCTTCCAGTGCCCAGCCACTTCCTGCCCCTGAAACTGCTCATGCCACCGGTCCTACAGGCAGTGCTCCTAACAGCCCCATGGCGCTGCTCACCATTGGGTCCAGCTCAGAAAAGGAG ATTGATGATGTCATTGATGAGATCATCAGCCTGGAGTCCAGTTACAACGATGAGATGCTCAGCTATCTTCCAGGAGGCACTGCAGGGCTGCAGCTCCCCAGCACG CTGCCTGTGTCTGGAAATCTACTTGATGTGTACAGCAGTCAGGGAGTGGCTACCCCAGCTATCACCGTCAGCAATTCCTGTCCAGCTGAGCTGCCTAACATCAAACGTGAGATCTCCG AAACCGAGGCAAAGGCCCTTTTGAAGGAGCGACAGAAGAAAGACAATCACAACCTAA TTGAACGACGCAGGCGATTCAACATTAACGATAGGATCAAAGAGCTGGGCACCCTCATCCCCAAGTCCAATGATCC GGAGATGCGCTGGAACAAGGGCACCATCCTGAAGGCATCTGTGGATTACATCCGCAAATTACAGAAGGAACAGCAACGCTCCAAAGACCTGGAGAGCCGGCAGCGGTCCCTGGAACAAGCCAACCGAAGCCTGCAGCTCCGGATTCAG GAGCTAGAACTGCAGGCCCAGATCCATGGTCTGCCGGTCCCTCCCAACCCAGGACTGCTCTCCCTAACCACGAGTTCGGTCTCTGACAGCCTCAAGCCAGAACAGCTGGAcattgaggaggagggcaggccTAGCACAACGTTTCATGTATCAGGAGGACCTGCCCAGAACGCTCCTCCACAACAGCCTCCAGCACCACCTTCGGATGCCCTTCTGGACCTACACTTTCCCAGCGACCACTTGGGAGACCTGGGGGACCCCTTCCACCTAGGGCTAGAGGACATtctgatggaggaggaggggatggtgGGAGGACTGTCAGGGGGTGCCCTGTCCCCACTGCGGGCTGCTTCTGACCCCCTGCTTTCTTCAGTATCCCCGGCTGTTTCCAAGGCCAGCAGCCGCCGTAGCAGCTTCAGCATGGAAGAGGAGTCCTGA
- the Tfe3 gene encoding transcription factor E3 isoform X2: MSHAAEPARDAVEASAEGPRAVFLLLEERRPAESAQLLSLNSLLPESGIVADIELENILDPDSFYELKSQPLSLRSSLPISLQATPTTPATLSASSSAGGSRTPAMSSSSSRVLLRQQLMRAQAQEQERRERREQAAAAPFPSPAPASPAISVIGVSAGGHTLSRPPPAQVPREVLKVQTHLENPTRYHLQQARRQQVKQYLSTTLGPKLASQALTPPPGPSSAQPLPAPETAHATGPTGSAPNSPMALLTIGSSSEKELPVSGNLLDVYSSQGVATPAITVSNSCPAELPNIKREISETEAKALLKERQKKDNHNLIERRRRFNINDRIKELGTLIPKSNDPEMRWNKGTILKASVDYIRKLQKEQQRSKDLESRQRSLEQANRSLQLRIQELELQAQIHGLPVPPNPGLLSLTTSSVSDSLKPEQLDIEEEGRPSTTFHVSGGPAQNAPPQQPPAPPSDALLDLHFPSDHLGDLGDPFHLGLEDILMEEEGMVGGLSGGALSPLRAASDPLLSSVSPAVSKASSRRSSFSMEEES, translated from the exons ATGTCTCATGCAGCCGAGCCAGCTCGGGACGCCGTAGAGGCCAGCGCGGAGGGCCCTCGAGCCGTGTTCCTGCTGTTGGAAGAGCGCAGGCCAGCTGAGTCggcccagctgctcag cCTGAATTCTTTGCTTCCGGAATCCGGGATTGTTGCTGACATCGAGTTAGAAAACATCCTCGATCCTGACAGCTTCTACGAGCTCAAAAGCCAACCCCTATCCCTCCGCTCCAG CCTCCCAATATCACTGCAGGCCACACCGACCACCCCAGCTACACTCTCTGCGTCGTCTTCTGCAGGGGGCTCCCGGACCCCTGCCATGTCATCTTCTTCATCACGGGTCTTGCTGCGTCAGCAGCTTATGAGGGCCCAGGCTCAGGAACAGGAGAGGCGTGAGCGGCGGGAACAGGCAGCGGCCgctcccttccccagccctgcgCCCGCCTCACCAGCCATCTCTGTGATTGGCGTGTCTGCTGGTGGCCACACACTGAGTCGTCCACCCCCTGCTCAGGTGCCCAGGGAGGTACTCAAG GTTCAGACCCACCTAGAGAACCCTACACGCTACCACCTGCAGCAAGCTCGCCGGCAGCAGGTCAAACAGTACTTGTCTACCACACTTGGGCCCAAGCTGGCTTCCCAGGCTCTCACCCCACCACCAGGGCCTTCCAGTGCCCAGCCACTTCCTGCCCCTGAAACTGCTCATGCCACCGGTCCTACAGGCAGTGCTCCTAACAGCCCCATGGCGCTGCTCACCATTGGGTCCAGCTCAGAAAAGGAG CTGCCTGTGTCTGGAAATCTACTTGATGTGTACAGCAGTCAGGGAGTGGCTACCCCAGCTATCACCGTCAGCAATTCCTGTCCAGCTGAGCTGCCTAACATCAAACGTGAGATCTCCG AAACCGAGGCAAAGGCCCTTTTGAAGGAGCGACAGAAGAAAGACAATCACAACCTAA TTGAACGACGCAGGCGATTCAACATTAACGATAGGATCAAAGAGCTGGGCACCCTCATCCCCAAGTCCAATGATCC GGAGATGCGCTGGAACAAGGGCACCATCCTGAAGGCATCTGTGGATTACATCCGCAAATTACAGAAGGAACAGCAACGCTCCAAAGACCTGGAGAGCCGGCAGCGGTCCCTGGAACAAGCCAACCGAAGCCTGCAGCTCCGGATTCAG GAGCTAGAACTGCAGGCCCAGATCCATGGTCTGCCGGTCCCTCCCAACCCAGGACTGCTCTCCCTAACCACGAGTTCGGTCTCTGACAGCCTCAAGCCAGAACAGCTGGAcattgaggaggagggcaggccTAGCACAACGTTTCATGTATCAGGAGGACCTGCCCAGAACGCTCCTCCACAACAGCCTCCAGCACCACCTTCGGATGCCCTTCTGGACCTACACTTTCCCAGCGACCACTTGGGAGACCTGGGGGACCCCTTCCACCTAGGGCTAGAGGACATtctgatggaggaggaggggatggtgGGAGGACTGTCAGGGGGTGCCCTGTCCCCACTGCGGGCTGCTTCTGACCCCCTGCTTTCTTCAGTATCCCCGGCTGTTTCCAAGGCCAGCAGCCGCCGTAGCAGCTTCAGCATGGAAGAGGAGTCCTGA
- the Tfe3 gene encoding transcription factor E3 isoform X3 codes for MSSSSSRVLLRQQLMRAQAQEQERRERREQAAAAPFPSPAPASPAISVIGVSAGGHTLSRPPPAQVPREVLKVQTHLENPTRYHLQQARRQQVKQYLSTTLGPKLASQALTPPPGPSSAQPLPAPETAHATGPTGSAPNSPMALLTIGSSSEKEIDDVIDEIISLESSYNDEMLSYLPGGTAGLQLPSTLPVSGNLLDVYSSQGVATPAITVSNSCPAELPNIKREISETEAKALLKERQKKDNHNLIERRRRFNINDRIKELGTLIPKSNDPEMRWNKGTILKASVDYIRKLQKEQQRSKDLESRQRSLEQANRSLQLRIQELELQAQIHGLPVPPNPGLLSLTTSSVSDSLKPEQLDIEEEGRPSTTFHVSGGPAQNAPPQQPPAPPSDALLDLHFPSDHLGDLGDPFHLGLEDILMEEEGMVGGLSGGALSPLRAASDPLLSSVSPAVSKASSRRSSFSMEEES; via the exons ATGTCATCTTCTTCATCACGGGTCTTGCTGCGTCAGCAGCTTATGAGGGCCCAGGCTCAGGAACAGGAGAGGCGTGAGCGGCGGGAACAGGCAGCGGCCgctcccttccccagccctgcgCCCGCCTCACCAGCCATCTCTGTGATTGGCGTGTCTGCTGGTGGCCACACACTGAGTCGTCCACCCCCTGCTCAGGTGCCCAGGGAGGTACTCAAG GTTCAGACCCACCTAGAGAACCCTACACGCTACCACCTGCAGCAAGCTCGCCGGCAGCAGGTCAAACAGTACTTGTCTACCACACTTGGGCCCAAGCTGGCTTCCCAGGCTCTCACCCCACCACCAGGGCCTTCCAGTGCCCAGCCACTTCCTGCCCCTGAAACTGCTCATGCCACCGGTCCTACAGGCAGTGCTCCTAACAGCCCCATGGCGCTGCTCACCATTGGGTCCAGCTCAGAAAAGGAG ATTGATGATGTCATTGATGAGATCATCAGCCTGGAGTCCAGTTACAACGATGAGATGCTCAGCTATCTTCCAGGAGGCACTGCAGGGCTGCAGCTCCCCAGCACG CTGCCTGTGTCTGGAAATCTACTTGATGTGTACAGCAGTCAGGGAGTGGCTACCCCAGCTATCACCGTCAGCAATTCCTGTCCAGCTGAGCTGCCTAACATCAAACGTGAGATCTCCG AAACCGAGGCAAAGGCCCTTTTGAAGGAGCGACAGAAGAAAGACAATCACAACCTAA TTGAACGACGCAGGCGATTCAACATTAACGATAGGATCAAAGAGCTGGGCACCCTCATCCCCAAGTCCAATGATCC GGAGATGCGCTGGAACAAGGGCACCATCCTGAAGGCATCTGTGGATTACATCCGCAAATTACAGAAGGAACAGCAACGCTCCAAAGACCTGGAGAGCCGGCAGCGGTCCCTGGAACAAGCCAACCGAAGCCTGCAGCTCCGGATTCAG GAGCTAGAACTGCAGGCCCAGATCCATGGTCTGCCGGTCCCTCCCAACCCAGGACTGCTCTCCCTAACCACGAGTTCGGTCTCTGACAGCCTCAAGCCAGAACAGCTGGAcattgaggaggagggcaggccTAGCACAACGTTTCATGTATCAGGAGGACCTGCCCAGAACGCTCCTCCACAACAGCCTCCAGCACCACCTTCGGATGCCCTTCTGGACCTACACTTTCCCAGCGACCACTTGGGAGACCTGGGGGACCCCTTCCACCTAGGGCTAGAGGACATtctgatggaggaggaggggatggtgGGAGGACTGTCAGGGGGTGCCCTGTCCCCACTGCGGGCTGCTTCTGACCCCCTGCTTTCTTCAGTATCCCCGGCTGTTTCCAAGGCCAGCAGCCGCCGTAGCAGCTTCAGCATGGAAGAGGAGTCCTGA